Within Sorangiineae bacterium MSr11367, the genomic segment CGAAGGTCACGGTGGAAGACCATCCAAGCGTCGCGTGTGGGAAGGGGGGTGCGCGGCAGGACGCGAACCAGGCGAGGGTCGGCGGCCTCGAATGCGGTTGGCAAGATCGCAAGCCCGTGCCCCGAGGCGCAGGCCGCCACCAGCGTTACCGTTCGGTTCGTCCGCAAGGCAAAGCGGGGTCGCGGCGCATGTTCGCGAAGCCAGCGCGCCTCCGGAATGTGGTCCAGTGACGTGTCGTAGGTGAGCCACTCGTGCGCGGCGAGCTCGCGTAGGCTGCGCGGTGGCGGACGCCGACCGATGTAGGACTGCCCCGCGTAGATGCCATAGTCGTAGCGCCCCACCCGGCGCGCGACCAGCGAGGACTCGCGCGGGCGCGAGAGGCGCAGGGCCACATCGGCCTCGCGACGTAGCACGTCGAGCTCGCGCGTCTCGCCGACCAGCTCCAGGTCGATGCCCGGATGCCGCTCGCGAAAGCCCGCCAGGCGCGGCACCACGAGGAACGTCAGCAGCCCGTCGCCCGCGGTGAGCCGCACCGTGCCCTCGAGGCGTGCATCGGCCCCGCCGAGCTCTCGCTCCGCGTGAACGACCTCGCCCTCGATGCGCTCGGCGCGCGGAACGAGGGTACGCCCCGCCTCGGTGAGCACGAGCCCCGCCGGCGTCCGCTCGAAGAGCCGCACGCGCAATGTCGCTTCCAGCGCCGCGAGCCTTCGCCCCACCGTGGTGGCATCCACGCCCAGCGAGCGCGCCGCGGCGGCATGCGTCCCTTGCCGGCGCAGTGCCAGAAAGATGCGGAGATCGTCCCAGACCATGCCCTGCATTCTTGCACGACGAACATGCAACCATGGGTACTTCTGCACGGGCAGCGAAAGCCTCACCTTTGGGGACATGAAAGCCTTCGAACTCGCGCAGTACGGCTACGACGGTCTGCGCCTCGCCGAGCGCCCCCAGCCTTCACCCGGCCCGGGGCAGCTCCTTCTGCGCATGCGCGCCGCGGCGCTCAATTACCGCGACCTCAGCGTCCTTCGCGGCGAGTACGCGTCCTTGCCGCTGCCGGTCATCATGGGCTCGGACGGCGTGGGGGAGGTGGTCGCCGTCGGCGCGGGCGTGACCAAGTTCGCCCTCGGCGATCGCGTCCTGCTCCTGTACATCACCAATTGGATCGACGGCGCGCCGCCCGAAGAGAACATGCGCCGCCTCGGCGGTCCGCTCGACGGCACCTTCGCCGAGTACGTCGTCATCCAGGAAGACGGCGCCGTGCACGCACCGGCGCATCTCTCCGACGTCGAGGCCGCGACCTTGCCCGTGGCCGGGCTCACGGCGTGGCACATGTTGTTCGCCCATGGCCATTTGCGCCTCGGCGAATCGGTCGTCGTGCAGGGCACGGGCGGCGTGTCGCTCTTCGCGTTGATGCTGGCCCGCGCTGCGGGGGCCGAGGTCATCGTCACCTCGGGCAGCGACGAGAAACTCGCTCGGGCGAAAGCACTGGGCGCGCACCACGTCATCAACTACCGCACGACGCCGGACTGGGACGTGCGCGTTCGCGAGATCACGCGCGGCCGCGGTGCCGATCACGTGATCGACGTGGCCGGCGGCGAGGAGCTCACGCGATCCATCAAGGCCGCGCGCATCGCCGGAACCGTGTACGTCACGGGCTTCGTGGCGGGCCTGAACGCAAACTTCGCGCTGCTCCCGGCCATCACGAAACGCGTGCGCCTGCAAGCGGTCTCGGGAGGGCACCGCGCGAGCCTCGAGGCACTCGCGCGCTCGACAGAGTTGCACCGCGAGATCCGCCCGGTGATCGATCGCACCTTCCACTTCACGGAGCTAAGGGAGGCGCTTCGTCACTTGGACAAGGGCGGCCACTTTGGAAAGGTTGCGCTGTCATTCGAGGGCACACACTCGTAAGCGAGCGTGCGATAAGGGGAGGATGCGCCTCCATCAATTTCACCCATCGGGCAACTGTTACAAGATCAGGTTGCTCCTGCACCACTTGGACATCCCGGTCGAGCTCGTCGATGTCGATTACCTGGGTGGGGAGACGCGCACGCCGGCTTATCGCAAGATCAATCCGATCGGCCGCATCCCGACCCTCGAGCTCGACGACGGCGCGTTCCTTCCCGAGTCGCCGGCCATCCTCTGGTACTTCGCCGAGGGCACGCCATACCTTCCTGGCGATCGGCTGCAACGCGCGCGTGTGCTGCAGTGGATGAGTTTCGAGCAGTACGATCACGAGCCCTACATCGCCGTCGCCCGCAACTGGGTCAGCTACGCGGGGATCCCGCGCGGCAAAGAAGGAGAGTTGCGCGAGCGCCAGGAGAAGGGGCGCAAGACGCTCTCCGTCATGGATGAACATTTGCGCGCCAACGATTTTTTCGCGGGCACGTATTCCATCGCGGACATCGCGCTGTACGCCTACACGCACGTGGCGCGGGAAGGCGAATTCGACCTCTCGCTCTACCCTCACGTGCTCGCATGGCTCGAACGGGTGCGGTCACAGCCGCGTCACATCGGCATCACTGAGCGGCCATAACCGCGAAATGCACCCCAGCAGCATTGACGGTGGCTCGGGCAGGGAGACAATGCCTGGGTGAACGCATCGCGCAACATCCCGGTCATGCTTCGTCCGAAAGACGACGGCACCTACGAGGCCGAATGCTTGATGCTGCCTGGCTGCACGTGTGTCGCGCGTTCGCGGCAGCAGGCGCTCGAGAAGATGCAGAACCTGGTGAGCGAGGCGATGCGCGACGAGAAGGTGGACGCCACGCGCTACGAGATCGTCTACCTCGCGGTGGGCCGGTCGTCCTAGCGCGTGCCCGCGTGAAATAGGTCGGCGTGCGGTTGCGCGCGCTTGATGGCCATCTGTGACGTTTTGCCTCGGCTTCGAGCGACACGATGCGCATTTGCGACGAGCGGTAGCGCTCAGACGGCGGGTTTTTACGAGCCCGCTTTTTGCTTAGCCCTCCGAGGAATCGATGAGGGACGAAGCATGATGGTCCGCGAGGCGCCCAAAGGCTCCGTGTTGATCGTGGACGGTGACAAGGAGACACGCGCGAACCTGCGCCGCGCTTTGCCACCCGGGATGTTTCGCGTCGTCGAAGCGGCCGACGCGTGGGAAGCGCTCGCCAAAATGGACGCGGCGGACACCATGTTCGATCTGCTGGTGCTCGACGTGTCGCAGGCGCGGCCGTCGACCCTGGAGATGACCCGACGTCTGCGCCGCGCCGAATCGACGTCGCACATTCCGATCTTCGCCTTCGCGTGGCGCCCGCTGACCGAGACCGAGGTGCAGCGCGCCGTCGAGCACGGCGTGACGGATTTCGTGCCGATGCCCTCGTCGCCGACGGCGCTGGCTGCGAAGCTTCGCGCCGCGGGCGAGCAGGTCAAGCTCGTGCGCAAACTGCAAAAAGAGCTCGAATTTGCCCAGAAAAACGCCACGGTGGACGAGCTCACGGGGCTGGGAAACCGGCGCGGGTTCGAGGGGCGCATCCTCGAAGAGAGCGCCTACGCCAAGCGCCACAAGGAGCCGTTCGCGGTGCTGCTCCTCGATCTGGATCGGTTCAAGACGATCAACGACCGATTCGGCCATGAGGAGGGCGACCGTTTGCTCGCGCACTTCGCCGGCGCGTTGAAGACGATCTCGCGCGGCGAGGACGTGGCCTTTCGCTACGGCGGCGACGAGTTCGTTCTGCTTCTACGCGCGTGCGATGCGAACCGCGCGCGGGACGTGGCATCGCGGATGCGGCTGCATCTGCAGCAGCACCCGTTTCGTTTCTCCGATGGCACGACCGATCCGGTGCCGTTCAGCGGCGGTGTCGCGGCGGTGCTTCCGAACGAGTCGTTCCTCGGGCAAGATCTCTTCGCGCGCGCCGACGTGGCGCTCTACCGCGCGAAGAATGCCGGGCGCGATCGCGTGTACGTGTGGGGCGTCGACGAGACCCGCGAGGGCAACCCGGTTTCGGCGCGGCGTCCGAGCACCTTGCGCACGCTGGTGACGACGCCGTTCACTCCGACGACGTTGGTGCGGACGCTGCGGCAGGCGCGCGCGCTCATCTCGAGCGAGGACCGGTGGATCCCCCGCGGCTTCGCGCAAGATCGCGAAGGGCGATGGTGCCCGGTGGGAAGCGAGAGCGCGGCGCGCTTCAGCGTGCTCGGTGCCATCGTGCGCGTGGGGGGCGGCTCGCGCGATGTGCTCGCGCTGGCGCGACGTGCGTTCCACTACATTGCGCCCGAGCTTTACGAGAAGCTCACGAACGAGGAACTGACGTTCAGTCATGGCGAAGCCATGGATCTGCTGGACCGCACCGTCGCGCGTCTCGACGCGACAGTTTTGACCGTGCGGCCTCACACGGCGGACCCCGGCCGCACCGCTCCGTAGTACGCTCGACAACCCTTTTGGAACGTTTTAGCGGGGAGGCGAGAAGAGCGATGCCCGAGATCGACCAGCACCAGCCCACCACGTTTTGTCCTAGCCAACTTGCAACGCGCGACGTGCAGCGCGCGAAGATCTTCTACAACGAGCTGTTTGGCTGGACGTTCGACGACGTGCGGCTGCCGGCCGGCGACGTGTACACGCGCTGTCGCGTGCGTGGCCGCGAGGTGGCCGCGTTTCGGCAAGTGGGTCGCGAGGCAGGGTGGACGCTCTGCATTTCGGTTCACAACGTCGACACCGCCGTGCAGCGTGCCACGCGTCTCGGCGGGCGCGTGCGTTCGGCGCCGAACGACCTGTTGAATCTCGGGCGCATGGCCACCATCGAGGATCGCGACGGTGCGACGTTCGGCGTGTGGCAATCGCAGGCGCTCCCGGCCACCCTGCGCGCGCGGCCGGCGGGCGAGGTGTCCACGGCCTGTTGGCACGAGTTGTCGGCGGACGATCCGGCGGACGCGCAGCAGTTCTACACGGAGTTGTTCGGCTGGCGCGCGCGTACGTCGCACGAGCTCGGGCGCGAGTACACGGAGTTTCGCGTGGGCGCGCAGGCGGTGGGCGGCTTGGTGAAGAAGCCCGCCCCGCGGACGCCGCCGTCGTGGATTGCGTATTTCTCGGTGCGCGACTGCGACTGGGCCGCGCGCATCGCCGCGGTGATGGGCGGCCAGATCGTGGCCGCTCCGCGCGACCTTCCCACGGTGGGCCGCTTCGCCCTGGTGCGCGATACGGAAGGCTCGGTGTTCGGCATTCTGGGTGCGCGCCCTTCGTGACGGCGCGCGCCGGTGAGTTCCGCGTGGCCTTGCTGCGCGGAATCAACTTGGGCAGCTCGAATCGGCTGCCCATGCCGGCGTTGGTGGCCATGTTCGAGGCCGCGGGTTGTGCGGACGTGCGCCACTACATCCAAAGCGGCAACATCGTCTTTCGCGCGCTCGCCACGGTGGCCGCGCGCCTTTCCGCGCGGATCGCGAAGCACATCGCCCCCGACTTCGGCTACGACGTCCCGGTGATCTTGCGCACGGAGGCGGAGCTGCGCCAAGTGCTGCGGGTGAACCCGTTCTTGGATCGCGGTACGGACGGGAAGACCTTGCACGTCGCCTTTTTGGCAGCGGAGCCTGACTCCGCGCGGGTGAGCTCCTTGGACGCCAAGCGCTCCCCGCCCGATTCCTTCGCGGTGCTGGGCCGCGAGATCTTTCTGCTTTGCCCGAACGGCGTTGGCCAGACGAAGCTGTCCAACGCCTACTTCGACGCGAAACTCGCCACCACGAGCACCATGCGCAACTGGAACACCGTGCAGAAGCTCGTGGCGATGATGGAGTGATCAGGCATCATAAAGTGGGCACTATCGAAGATAATGCACAGTCTATGATGCATTGGACAGGTCGTCAGGTCGTGGCCAGGGCGTCGACCAGGGCGGGGATGTCTTGTTCGGCGACGGCGCAGAGGCCGACGCGGAGGGCGCCGCGAATGGGGACGACGTAGACGCCGCGATCGCGCATGCGGGCGGCTTTTTCGGCGGCTTCGTCGGTGAAGACGGAGACGAAGAAGCCGCCGTCGTAGCGCGGGTAGCGGAGATTTTTCGCGTGGGCGAGCTCGTTGAAGATGTTCACGCGGTGGGCGAGGAGCTTGCGCGTGACCTCGCGCTCGGCGTCGGCGGCCGCTTTCAAGGCCGGATCGGTGAGCAGCTGCGTGATGGCGCGCAGGCCGCCGGCGTTGCAGTTGGACCACGTGCCGCGCGACGAGTAGGAAAGGGCGTTGTCGGTGGCGGCGCGTTCTTTTTCTTCGGGGATGCACGCCACGAGCGCGCCCACGCGCAGGCCGTAGTGCGTGAACGTCTTCGACGCGCTCCACGCAAACAGAAGGCCGGCCTTGCCGAGGAGCGGCACCAGCTCGGGCAGGTGATCCCACGGCGGGCCCGCGCTGTAGGCGGCGTACGCGACATCGACCAGCAACGTGAGCGGTGCACGTTCCGCGTGCGGCAGGAGCCGCGCCACGAGGGCTTTCCACTCGTCACGGTGCATCGAGTAGCCGGTGGGGTTGTGACAGGGATCGTTGATGAAGAGCAGAACGCGTCCCTGATCCTGGATTTGGGTGGCCACGGCCTGGTCGAGCGCATCGAGGTCGAGCTTGCCGTCGCTGGTGAACATCGAGAACGTGGCGACCTTCCGCTCCGCCTCGTCCGCGAGGGTCGAATAGGGCGCCCAGAAGTAGCTCGTGGTGAGGAGCGCCTGCCCGGCCTCGAGGAAATTGACGATGGCATGGCGCAGCGCGCCCGAGCCTCCGGGGGTGGCAACCGCGATGCTGGTGGCCCGAAGTCGCGGCTCGCCGCCGAGAAGGTCGTTCTGCACCGCCTGGAGAAACGCCGGGTGTCCCGCGATGGGGGCGTACGCCGCCCAGTCGTCGACCTTCGTCTCGTGGACCACGCGCGCCGCCGTGGGCAACACGGCAAGGGCGCCCTCGTCGTCGAGCAAGACGCCAATGGTGGCGTTGATGATGCGATCCCCCTTCGCCTTGCGTGCGGTCGCCTCACGATGCAGCGAAAAAATGGGGTCATCGGACGGTCGGTTGCGGTGCGAAGGGATCAGGTGGATCACGGCGTCTCCGAGGCGCAGGGGTTGGTGGGGAAGGGGCTCGCAGGTTTGTATGCCACTTTGTCAGTGGCGCGTAGGGTGAAGCCCCGAACAGGTGCCAGCTTGGCCGACTTTGGTCCGCCTTCCCATCATCGATCCGCGAAAATCCGCATGGCATGTACTAT encodes:
- a CDS encoding LysR family transcriptional regulator; the protein is MVWDDLRIFLALRRQGTHAAAARSLGVDATTVGRRLAALEATLRVRLFERTPAGLVLTEAGRTLVPRAERIEGEVVHAERELGGADARLEGTVRLTAGDGLLTFLVVPRLAGFRERHPGIDLELVGETRELDVLRREADVALRLSRPRESSLVARRVGRYDYGIYAGQSYIGRRPPPRSLRELAAHEWLTYDTSLDHIPEARWLREHAPRPRFALRTNRTVTLVAACASGHGLAILPTAFEAADPRLVRVLPRTPLPTRDAWMVFHRDLRTNARVNALGAWLTELFAT
- a CDS encoding NAD(P)-dependent alcohol dehydrogenase, whose amino-acid sequence is MKAFELAQYGYDGLRLAERPQPSPGPGQLLLRMRAAALNYRDLSVLRGEYASLPLPVIMGSDGVGEVVAVGAGVTKFALGDRVLLLYITNWIDGAPPEENMRRLGGPLDGTFAEYVVIQEDGAVHAPAHLSDVEAATLPVAGLTAWHMLFAHGHLRLGESVVVQGTGGVSLFALMLARAAGAEVIVTSGSDEKLARAKALGAHHVINYRTTPDWDVRVREITRGRGADHVIDVAGGEELTRSIKAARIAGTVYVTGFVAGLNANFALLPAITKRVRLQAVSGGHRASLEALARSTELHREIRPVIDRTFHFTELREALRHLDKGGHFGKVALSFEGTHS
- a CDS encoding glutathione S-transferase family protein, with the protein product MRLHQFHPSGNCYKIRLLLHHLDIPVELVDVDYLGGETRTPAYRKINPIGRIPTLELDDGAFLPESPAILWYFAEGTPYLPGDRLQRARVLQWMSFEQYDHEPYIAVARNWVSYAGIPRGKEGELRERQEKGRKTLSVMDEHLRANDFFAGTYSIADIALYAYTHVAREGEFDLSLYPHVLAWLERVRSQPRHIGITERP
- a CDS encoding diguanylate cyclase; this encodes MMVREAPKGSVLIVDGDKETRANLRRALPPGMFRVVEAADAWEALAKMDAADTMFDLLVLDVSQARPSTLEMTRRLRRAESTSHIPIFAFAWRPLTETEVQRAVEHGVTDFVPMPSSPTALAAKLRAAGEQVKLVRKLQKELEFAQKNATVDELTGLGNRRGFEGRILEESAYAKRHKEPFAVLLLDLDRFKTINDRFGHEEGDRLLAHFAGALKTISRGEDVAFRYGGDEFVLLLRACDANRARDVASRMRLHLQQHPFRFSDGTTDPVPFSGGVAAVLPNESFLGQDLFARADVALYRAKNAGRDRVYVWGVDETREGNPVSARRPSTLRTLVTTPFTPTTLVRTLRQARALISSEDRWIPRGFAQDREGRWCPVGSESAARFSVLGAIVRVGGGSRDVLALARRAFHYIAPELYEKLTNEELTFSHGEAMDLLDRTVARLDATVLTVRPHTADPGRTAP
- a CDS encoding VOC family protein; translated protein: MPEIDQHQPTTFCPSQLATRDVQRAKIFYNELFGWTFDDVRLPAGDVYTRCRVRGREVAAFRQVGREAGWTLCISVHNVDTAVQRATRLGGRVRSAPNDLLNLGRMATIEDRDGATFGVWQSQALPATLRARPAGEVSTACWHELSADDPADAQQFYTELFGWRARTSHELGREYTEFRVGAQAVGGLVKKPAPRTPPSWIAYFSVRDCDWAARIAAVMGGQIVAAPRDLPTVGRFALVRDTEGSVFGILGARPS
- a CDS encoding DUF1697 domain-containing protein, translated to MTARAGEFRVALLRGINLGSSNRLPMPALVAMFEAAGCADVRHYIQSGNIVFRALATVAARLSARIAKHIAPDFGYDVPVILRTEAELRQVLRVNPFLDRGTDGKTLHVAFLAAEPDSARVSSLDAKRSPPDSFAVLGREIFLLCPNGVGQTKLSNAYFDAKLATTSTMRNWNTVQKLVAMME
- a CDS encoding aminotransferase class I/II-fold pyridoxal phosphate-dependent enzyme; the protein is MIHLIPSHRNRPSDDPIFSLHREATARKAKGDRIINATIGVLLDDEGALAVLPTAARVVHETKVDDWAAYAPIAGHPAFLQAVQNDLLGGEPRLRATSIAVATPGGSGALRHAIVNFLEAGQALLTTSYFWAPYSTLADEAERKVATFSMFTSDGKLDLDALDQAVATQIQDQGRVLLFINDPCHNPTGYSMHRDEWKALVARLLPHAERAPLTLLVDVAYAAYSAGPPWDHLPELVPLLGKAGLLFAWSASKTFTHYGLRVGALVACIPEEKERAATDNALSYSSRGTWSNCNAGGLRAITQLLTDPALKAAADAEREVTRKLLAHRVNIFNELAHAKNLRYPRYDGGFFVSVFTDEAAEKAARMRDRGVYVVPIRGALRVGLCAVAEQDIPALVDALATT